The Larus michahellis chromosome 8, bLarMic1.1, whole genome shotgun sequence nucleotide sequence CgggtcccagctgtccccaggtccccccctCGCCCAGCCTGGCCGGTCCCCGCCTCCCATCTGATGCAAGAGCCTGGCCGGTTTCGCACTGTGGATCCCGGCCCCCGGGGCAAGCGGCTGTCCCCAACATGtcaccccccaccctggggccaccccggGACTGCCAGACCCCGGTCCCACCTGCGGTGTCTGTGTCCCCCCTCTCCCAGGACTGCGATGGGCTCATCGTCCGCTCGGCCACCAAAGTCACGGCCGACGTGCTGGAGGCGGCGGAGAGGCTGCAGGTGGTGGGCAGAGCGGGCACCGGCGTGGACAACGTCGATGTGGAGGCAGCCACCAGGAAAGGTGTCCTGGTCATGAAGTAAGAGCAGGAGCATGGGGACATCCCTGCCTGCGCTCCTGGGGAGACAGGCTTCAGCAGGgtgccttccccccctcccatgGCACCACCATGTGGGTCTCCATCCTCATGGGGTGCAGACCTCCACCAGCCTGGGGGGTGACACACCAGTGACACCACTCTCCATCCCCAGCACGCCCGCTGGGAACAGCCTCAGTGCCGCCGAGCTCACCTGTGGGATGATCCTGTCCTTGGCCAGGTGAGCGTGGGGcaggacatggggatggaggtgagcccCACGGCCCCCTGCCCCCATGCTGATGGCAACCTCCCCTTGCAGGCAAAtcccgcaggcagctgcctccatgAAGGAGGGCAAGTGGGACCGTAAGAAGGTAGGAGGCGGGCGCAGTGCCCCAGGCAGGACGAGGCTGCCCGTGTGGGGTGCGCTCACTCACTCTGTGTTTTGCACCCTAGTACATGGGCATGGAGCTGAACGGGAAGACGCTGGgcgtgctggggctggggcgcaTTGGCAGGGAGGTGGCCACCCGCATGCAGGCTTTTGGCATGAAGGTaaggagccagggcagggaggagcgATGGGGAGCATGGACtatccccccagcccagccactggcaccgtgccaggctgCAGGAGCGAGCGCCTGCTCTGCCTCAGACCATAGGCTACGACCCCATCATCACCCCCGAAGTCTCGGCCACCTTTGGCGTGGAGCAGCTGCCACTGGAGCAGATCTGGCCCCGCTGCGACTTCATCACGGTACACACACCGCTGCTGCCCTCCACCACGGGTACGGGCTGGGcattgctggggggtgggggggaattaaGGGGAGTCAGGGCAGCCCCCCACCACTCATGGTGCTCCCTCCCTCCGCAGGGCTCCTGAACGACAGCACCTTCGCCAAGTGCCGCCGCGGCGTGCAGGTGGTGAACTGTGCCCGCGGCGGCATCGTGGACGAGGGCGCGCTGCTGCGGGCACTGCAGTCGGGGCAGTGTGGCGGGGCTGCCCTCGATGTCTTTACGCAGGTGAGGGGTCCGCGGGGTCCCCCTGAGCTCGGCTTCGGCTCAGCGTCGCCTTAACTCTGGCCCAAGCCGGCCCAGGGCAGCCTGGCAAACCCCACAGAGCCGgggacagccctccccagctcccctccttGCGTGGGAAGAGGGTGTAAATGCTCCCAGGTGGATGCCAGGGACTGATGGGATGGGGCTGTGTTGACAGGAGCCCCCGAAGGACCGTGAGCTGGTGAACCACCCCAACGTCATCTCCTGCCCGCATCTGGGCGCCAGCACGCGGGAGGCGCAGAGCCGCTGCGGCAAGGAGATTGCCATGCAGATCGTGGACATGGCCacagggaaggggctggctggCGTAGTGAGTCCCCCCCGCACCGGGCACCTgacctctgtgcctcagtttccctgtctttAAAGCATGGGAGTGACCCTGTGTGCTCGCTGGTGGGTTCCCATCACACATCCTGCTCTTCCTCGTAGGTCAACGGGCAGGCTCTCAGCAAGGCTTTCGCGCCCCAGACCAAGCCCTGGATAGCCCTGGCCAGGGCCCTGGGCACGGTGCTGCGCACGGTGGGCAAGAAAGCGCAGGGCAGCGTGCAGGTCTGCACCCTGGGTGAGTTGGGCACATTGTGCCCCGTTGTGCCCCATGCCCGGGCCCAGGGACCCCAGTAGGTGGAGGGCAAACAGGGGAGCGGGGGGACCCGCTGGGCTGAGcgggtgggaggagggatgggtgGGCGAGAGGGTGGTTGGAtggtggcggggggaggctggtgggaggATGGAGGTGTTGGGGGGACGGGTGGGTATACAGATGGGTGCACAGATGGGAGG carries:
- the PHGDH gene encoding D-3-phosphoglycerate dehydrogenase; this encodes MALGKLQKVLISDSLDPCCREILQAGGLRVQEKPGLSKEELLREIRDCDGLIVRSATKVTADVLEAAERLQVVGRAGTGVDNVDVEAATRKGVLVMNTPAGNSLSAAELTCGMILSLARQIPQAAASMKEGKWDRKKYMGMELNGKTLGVLGLGRIGREVATRMQAFGMKTIGYDPIITPEVSATFGVEQLPLEQIWPRCDFITVHTPLLPSTTGLLNDSTFAKCRRGVQVVNCARGGIVDEGALLRALQSGQCGGAALDVFTQEPPKDRELVNHPNVISCPHLGASTREAQSRCGKEIAMQIVDMATGKGLAGVVNGQALSKAFAPQTKPWIALARALGTVLRTVGKKAQGSVQVCTLGTPLQEAGSYLAPAVAAGMLSGGAQKEVTLVNAQLLAQEAGLKVTTTHSDVAPEPDGGTGLLQVALQGTPYRATGTVQGSAPVLRELNGATFKQPAPLAGPVLIYRAKASEPSALPTLAGMLGKVGVQLQSYHSSAIVAGEQWSLVGLSAPLSDLGELKPRVTEVFQLHL